In Myxococcus stipitatus, the following are encoded in one genomic region:
- a CDS encoding cytochrome P450, with translation MSKSAPPTFISRFEPHNVENPYPLYSRLREEAPVHFSPEMHLWVVSRHDDVKAVILNPQDFLSANSFRNPVPPAPEVVAALEEGYPQVPALVDDDPPNHTRMRVIVTKALAPHRLSAMESRVRGITTELLDAFAADGHADLVDKLGYPLPARVIGAIMGLPDSDLERMKRWTEDLALLSAGNVPVARQVECARGLVSIQKYLAGYIAERRRTPGDDLISALIEARYEDSPPLSDVELISLLSLLHFAGHETTTNLLGNLLVWVLQEPERLRELREDPTRIPRAIEETLRLDSPIQGMMRTTARAVTLSGVEIPANARVLVLFASANRDPTVFTSPDHGDPRRPDVGKHLGFGMGIHYCIGAPLARLEVKLAMELLLKRLPNLRLAPGNAFSYVPNFLHRGPHRLLVEWDPA, from the coding sequence ATGTCCAAGTCTGCCCCGCCCACCTTCATCAGCCGCTTCGAGCCACACAACGTCGAGAATCCCTACCCGCTCTACTCCCGGCTGCGCGAGGAGGCGCCCGTCCACTTCAGCCCGGAGATGCACCTGTGGGTCGTCTCCCGGCATGACGACGTGAAGGCGGTGATTCTCAACCCGCAGGACTTCCTCTCCGCCAACTCCTTCCGCAACCCGGTGCCCCCGGCGCCGGAGGTGGTCGCCGCGCTGGAGGAAGGATATCCGCAGGTGCCCGCGCTGGTGGACGACGACCCCCCCAACCACACGCGCATGCGCGTCATCGTCACCAAGGCCCTGGCGCCCCACCGGCTCAGCGCCATGGAGTCCCGGGTGCGCGGCATCACCACGGAGCTCCTGGACGCGTTCGCCGCGGACGGCCACGCGGACCTGGTGGACAAGCTCGGCTATCCGCTCCCCGCGCGTGTCATCGGCGCCATCATGGGGCTGCCGGACTCGGACCTGGAGCGGATGAAGCGGTGGACCGAGGACCTGGCCCTGCTGTCCGCCGGCAACGTCCCCGTGGCCCGGCAGGTGGAGTGCGCGCGCGGGTTGGTATCCATCCAGAAGTACCTGGCGGGCTACATCGCCGAGCGCCGGCGCACCCCCGGCGACGACCTCATCAGCGCGCTCATCGAGGCGCGCTACGAGGACTCGCCGCCGCTCAGCGACGTGGAGCTCATCAGCCTGTTGTCGCTGCTGCACTTCGCCGGACACGAGACGACGACGAACCTGCTGGGCAACCTGCTCGTCTGGGTGCTCCAGGAGCCGGAGCGCCTGCGGGAGTTGCGCGAGGACCCCACCCGCATCCCCCGCGCCATCGAGGAGACGCTGCGGCTGGACTCGCCCATCCAGGGGATGATGCGCACCACCGCCCGCGCGGTGACGCTGAGCGGCGTGGAGATTCCGGCCAACGCGCGGGTACTCGTCCTCTTCGCCTCCGCCAACCGGGACCCGACGGTCTTCACCTCGCCGGACCACGGGGACCCGCGCCGTCCGGACGTGGGCAAGCACCTGGGCTTCGGCATGGGCATCCACTACTGCATCGGCGCGCCGCTGGCCCGGCTGGAGGTGAAGCTGGCCATGGAGCTGCTCCTCAAGCGGCTGCCCAACCTGCGGCTGGCGCCGGGCAACGCCTTCTCCTACGTGCCCAACTTCCTGCACCGGGGCCCCCATCGCCTGCTCGTCGAGTGGGACCCCGCCTGA
- a CDS encoding amino acid ABC transporter ATP-binding protein translates to MIEVKDLCKRYEGRLVLDGFCASFTPGEVVALVGPSGCGKSTLLRCLNGLEPFDSGHIRVGDAVLAPGATRQGGAQVSNIRRRVGFVFQQWHLFAHRTALGNVTEAPRFVRGMDVKTATEMGRVLLEKVGLGHRAGAYPSELSGGEQQRVAIARALAMEPEVLLLDEPTSALDPERVGDLVALLSRLRDDGLTLVTVTHEMRFARELASRMLVLHGGRVLEEGPPEQVLERPRHERTRAFLGLERSSQHELAPASSLGPGRTTAPPVFPGATARE, encoded by the coding sequence ATGATTGAAGTGAAGGACCTGTGCAAGCGCTACGAGGGGCGCTTGGTGTTGGACGGCTTCTGCGCGTCGTTCACACCTGGAGAGGTGGTGGCGCTCGTCGGCCCGTCGGGATGTGGCAAGAGCACGCTCCTGCGGTGCCTGAACGGGTTGGAGCCCTTCGACTCGGGACATATCCGGGTGGGGGACGCCGTGCTGGCGCCGGGCGCGACACGCCAGGGGGGCGCGCAGGTGTCGAACATCCGACGCCGCGTGGGCTTCGTCTTCCAGCAGTGGCACCTGTTCGCGCACCGCACGGCGCTGGGCAACGTCACCGAGGCGCCCCGCTTCGTGCGCGGCATGGACGTGAAGACGGCCACGGAGATGGGGCGCGTGCTGCTCGAGAAGGTGGGCCTGGGGCACCGCGCGGGGGCCTATCCGTCGGAGCTGTCCGGCGGTGAGCAGCAGCGGGTGGCCATCGCCCGGGCGCTGGCGATGGAGCCGGAGGTCCTGCTGCTGGATGAGCCCACCAGCGCGTTGGACCCCGAGCGCGTCGGAGACCTGGTGGCGCTTCTCTCCCGGCTGCGCGACGACGGGCTCACGCTGGTGACGGTGACACACGAGATGCGCTTCGCGCGTGAGCTGGCGTCGCGGATGCTGGTGCTCCACGGCGGCAGGGTCCTGGAGGAAGGTCCGCCGGAGCAGGTGCTGGAGCGTCCTCGTCACGAGCGCACCCGCGCCTTCCTGGGCCTGGAGCGCTCCAGTCAGCACGAGCTGGCGCCCGCCTCTTCGCTCGGGCCGGGCAGAACCACGGCTCCCCCGGTGTTTCCCGGCGCGACCGCGAGGGAGTGA
- a CDS encoding response regulator, which yields MEAYKVLVVDDEPQVAHALRRLLRREGFDVQLAFNGEEALERLKGFSPDIVLTDFRMPGMTGSELLQRVKRLHPLALRLIISGYADFKSVVASVNEGEICRFISKPWDDAELVTYLSGLLRHRETLAQLYAPFRAAGQGVSAEVSPTDAALVLKVQVADPAFPAEQAVSIIERFAGLLADDSLKVVGGLLERFGGRLSFVAEVGGPQRLRLELPVRAEAPAANLRQGLGDA from the coding sequence ATGGAAGCATACAAGGTGCTGGTGGTGGACGACGAGCCGCAGGTGGCACATGCCCTGAGGCGGCTGTTACGGCGTGAGGGATTTGACGTCCAGCTCGCCTTCAACGGGGAAGAGGCATTGGAGCGCCTCAAGGGTTTCAGTCCGGACATCGTCCTCACGGACTTCCGGATGCCAGGGATGACGGGCAGCGAGTTGCTCCAGCGCGTCAAGCGGCTGCACCCCCTGGCGTTGCGGCTCATCATCTCCGGTTACGCCGACTTCAAGTCGGTGGTGGCCTCCGTGAATGAAGGAGAAATCTGCCGCTTCATCAGCAAGCCCTGGGACGACGCGGAGTTGGTGACGTACCTGTCGGGCCTCCTGCGCCACCGCGAAACCCTCGCGCAGCTCTACGCCCCGTTCCGCGCGGCCGGGCAAGGCGTCAGCGCCGAGGTGAGCCCCACCGACGCGGCGCTCGTCCTGAAGGTGCAGGTGGCCGACCCCGCCTTCCCCGCCGAGCAGGCCGTCTCCATCATCGAGCGCTTCGCGGGGCTCCTGGCCGATGACAGCTTGAAGGTCGTCGGAGGTCTGTTGGAGCGGTTTGGAGGACGGCTGTCCTTCGTCGCGGAAGTGGGAGGCCCTCAGCGGCTGCGGTTGGAGTTGCCCGTGCGGGCGGAGGCTCCCGCGGCCAACCTCCGTCAAGGACTGGGCGACGCATGA
- a CDS encoding ABC transporter substrate-binding protein/permease has product MTSCVQREETGLERVRRSGELRWGADAQGGEPYAMEDPEVPGRMRGFEVELADALARELGVRARFVQNDWSSLIPSLERGSFDVALNGIEVTPARSGRIFFTRPYYIFQLRLMARGNDSSVTGLASLRGRRVGTLANSQAWEMLQREGVQAVPYEGVEEPYIDLEQGRVDAVLMDDLIAQRYGQPRSRLRVVGDVGEGYYAIAVRPGDEDLRAALDVAIGHIARSGELRAIFHRWNIDSASQQRMVEWSDAQTRQVLAQTQAPRLGWAQGVLFLQAALVTLVVSVGAMTLAVPLGAGLALVRLYGPPWMGKLASLYVELFRGTPVLLQLYVLYYGLAGVLRLDALSAAVLGLGLNYAAYEAEVYRAGVLAVPRGQLEAALALGMSTRLAVRRVIFPQAFRVALPGVTNDFIALLKDSSLVSVISVVELTKRMTITAVDVRSWLLPGALCAALYLAMSYPLSVLARRLEARLARG; this is encoded by the coding sequence ATGACGTCGTGCGTCCAGCGGGAGGAGACGGGGCTGGAGCGGGTGCGACGCTCGGGGGAGCTGCGGTGGGGCGCGGATGCCCAGGGCGGCGAGCCCTACGCGATGGAGGACCCGGAGGTGCCGGGGCGCATGCGTGGCTTCGAGGTGGAGCTGGCGGACGCGCTGGCGCGGGAGCTGGGCGTACGCGCGCGCTTCGTCCAGAACGACTGGTCCAGCCTCATTCCCTCGCTGGAGCGCGGCTCGTTCGACGTGGCGCTCAACGGCATTGAAGTCACCCCCGCGCGCAGCGGGCGCATCTTCTTCACGCGGCCGTATTACATCTTCCAGCTGCGGCTGATGGCGCGGGGCAACGACAGCTCGGTGACAGGGCTTGCGTCATTGCGAGGCCGGCGCGTGGGCACGCTGGCCAATTCCCAGGCGTGGGAGATGCTCCAGCGCGAGGGTGTCCAGGCCGTGCCGTACGAAGGGGTGGAGGAGCCCTACATCGACCTGGAGCAGGGGCGGGTGGACGCGGTGTTGATGGATGACCTCATCGCGCAGCGCTATGGCCAGCCGCGCTCCCGGCTGCGGGTGGTGGGCGACGTGGGCGAGGGGTACTACGCCATCGCCGTGCGCCCGGGAGACGAGGACCTGCGCGCCGCGCTGGACGTGGCCATCGGACACATCGCCCGCTCGGGGGAGCTGCGCGCCATCTTCCATCGGTGGAACATCGACAGCGCCTCACAGCAGCGGATGGTGGAGTGGAGCGACGCGCAGACGCGCCAGGTGCTGGCGCAGACGCAGGCGCCCCGGCTGGGTTGGGCCCAGGGGGTGTTGTTCCTCCAGGCCGCGCTGGTGACGCTGGTGGTGTCCGTGGGGGCCATGACGCTCGCGGTGCCCCTGGGGGCGGGGTTGGCGCTGGTCCGCCTGTACGGTCCGCCATGGATGGGGAAGCTGGCGTCGCTCTACGTGGAGCTGTTCCGGGGCACGCCGGTGCTGCTCCAGTTGTATGTCCTCTACTATGGCCTGGCGGGAGTGCTGCGGCTGGACGCGCTCAGCGCGGCGGTGCTGGGGCTGGGGCTGAACTACGCGGCCTACGAGGCGGAGGTGTACCGGGCGGGCGTGCTGGCGGTGCCCCGGGGACAGCTGGAGGCCGCGCTCGCGCTGGGCATGTCCACGCGGCTGGCGGTGCGCCGCGTGATTTTCCCCCAGGCGTTCCGGGTGGCGCTGCCGGGTGTGACGAATGATTTCATCGCGTTGCTCAAGGATAGTTCGCTGGTGTCCGTCATCTCCGTTGTCGAACTCACCAAGCGGATGACCATCACCGCGGTGGATGTTCGCAGTTGGTTGCTGCCTGGGGCGCTGTGCGCGGCGTTGTATCTGGCGATGAGCTACCCTTTGTCCGTCCTGGCAAGGCGGTTGGAAGCGAGGTTGGCGCGCGGATGA
- a CDS encoding sensor histidine kinase: MTGPVSAAPQETEVDADWVNSRLKRFTLLACLLIHALLVSSLWGRWHTIFVATAGFAGVTAANQVLARKFFSRHTHAAESVRFTLNMLANVFYGMVSDWALPMWLYLPLNALWVDRFADVGARRRLFVMLALVAGAALADGCPPEVPACFVLLSLLTYLISDGRVFLTHHALRELARQHEELAEAHAQLELAHQRAREQERLTSLGMLAAGVAHEINNPMSYVKSNVNALLMDLRACKQLPPELQEYVDDVLPATADGIRRVVAIVADLRRFARGDPGALEEYDLNEEVAVALRITRTQVQQRCEVQVMLGDLPRLLGRPGQLAQVVVNLLMNAVQAMPDGGRIHLSTRMEADEAVLCVHDSGVGMTPEVRAKLFQPFFTTKPAGEGTGMGLAVVHGIVTSHQGRIDVESWPQSGTRITIRLPRIPPLDLHLSGLTGGPLTPPTNKPRPDAA, from the coding sequence ATGACAGGACCTGTGTCCGCGGCGCCCCAAGAAACGGAGGTCGACGCAGACTGGGTGAACAGCCGGCTCAAGCGCTTCACCCTCCTGGCGTGTCTCCTCATCCATGCGTTGCTCGTCTCCAGCCTCTGGGGACGGTGGCACACCATCTTCGTGGCGACAGCGGGCTTCGCCGGGGTGACGGCGGCCAACCAGGTCCTCGCGCGGAAGTTCTTCTCGCGGCACACCCACGCCGCGGAGTCCGTGCGCTTCACCCTCAACATGCTGGCCAATGTCTTCTACGGCATGGTGAGCGACTGGGCCCTGCCCATGTGGCTGTACCTGCCGCTCAACGCGCTGTGGGTGGACCGCTTCGCGGACGTGGGCGCGCGCAGGCGGCTGTTCGTGATGCTGGCGCTGGTGGCGGGCGCGGCGCTGGCGGACGGGTGCCCTCCCGAGGTGCCCGCATGCTTCGTGCTGTTGTCGCTGCTCACCTATCTCATTTCAGACGGACGCGTCTTCCTCACCCACCACGCCTTGCGAGAGCTGGCAAGACAGCATGAGGAACTGGCCGAGGCCCACGCGCAGTTGGAACTGGCCCACCAGCGGGCCCGGGAGCAGGAGCGGCTGACGAGCCTGGGAATGCTGGCGGCGGGTGTTGCCCATGAAATCAACAACCCCATGAGCTACGTGAAGAGCAACGTGAATGCCTTGCTCATGGACTTGCGGGCTTGCAAGCAATTGCCGCCGGAGCTCCAGGAATACGTCGACGACGTCCTGCCCGCCACCGCGGATGGCATCCGGCGCGTGGTGGCCATCGTCGCGGACCTGCGGCGCTTCGCGCGCGGGGACCCGGGGGCGCTGGAGGAGTACGACCTCAACGAGGAGGTCGCCGTCGCGCTGCGCATCACCCGCACGCAGGTGCAGCAGCGCTGCGAGGTGCAGGTGATGCTGGGGGACCTGCCCCGCCTGCTGGGCCGGCCCGGGCAACTGGCCCAGGTGGTGGTGAACCTCTTGATGAACGCGGTGCAGGCCATGCCCGACGGCGGCCGCATCCACCTGTCCACCCGCATGGAAGCCGACGAGGCCGTGCTGTGTGTCCACGACTCGGGTGTCGGGATGACGCCCGAGGTGCGCGCCAAGCTCTTCCAACCCTTCTTCACCACCAAGCCCGCGGGCGAGGGCACCGGGATGGGCCTCGCCGTGGTGCATGGCATCGTCACTTCGCATCAGGGCCGCATCGACGTGGAGAGTTGGCCACAGAGCGGCACCCGCATCACCATCCGACTCCCGCGGATTCCACCGCTGGACTTGCACCTCTCCGGGCTCACCGGAGGTCCGCTGACTCCACCCACGAACAAACCCCGCCCCGACGCGGCATGA